From the Chloroflexus aurantiacus J-10-fl genome, one window contains:
- a CDS encoding IS5 family transposase, which produces MTRTAYPSDGSDEEWAFVAPSVTLMDEAAPQRNYPLRDVANGLRSMLRTGAPWRMLPTAVPPWPVVYHQPQRWLKAGVGAQMVHDVRMLLRDITDRAPQPRAVMVDSRTLQSTPERGGRAGYDGHNRRNGATVHLAVATLGHLPAVVVTPATDHDRAQVAALAQRMQEIPGDTVAVAVVDQGYTGAQPAAEAAAHGSRLAVVTLPTATRGVGVLPRRWVVERRFAWMTRFRRLVRDDDRVAATLAGLHVVAVAIVVAHRFVSLMVQRS; this is translated from the coding sequence ATGACACGAACAGCCTATCCCAGTGATGGTTCTGATGAAGAGTGGGCATTCGTCGCGCCCTCTGTGACGCTGATGGACGAAGCAGCGCCGCAGCGAAACTACCCCCTGCGCGACGTCGCCAACGGGCTGCGCTCCATGCTGCGCACGGGTGCACCGTGGCGAATGCTGCCCACCGCCGTGCCGCCGTGGCCCGTGGTGTATCACCAGCCCCAGCGCTGGCTGAAAGCGGGCGTGGGTGCGCAGATGGTGCACGACGTGCGGATGCTGCTGCGCGACATCACCGACCGTGCGCCCCAGCCCCGTGCCGTCATGGTGGACAGCCGGACGCTTCAGTCGACGCCGGAACGCGGGGGCCGTGCTGGGTACGATGGACACAACCGCCGGAACGGCGCGACGGTACATCTGGCCGTGGCTACGCTGGGGCACCTGCCGGCAGTAGTGGTCACCCCGGCCACCGACCACGATCGGGCGCAGGTGGCGGCGCTGGCGCAACGCATGCAGGAGATACCTGGTGACACGGTAGCGGTGGCCGTCGTTGACCAGGGGTACACCGGTGCGCAACCGGCAGCCGAGGCCGCCGCCCACGGCAGTCGCCTGGCGGTGGTCACGCTGCCGACCGCCACGCGCGGCGTTGGCGTGCTGCCGCGGCGCTGGGTGGTCGAGCGCAGGTTCGCCTGGATGACGCGCTTCCGTCGCTTGGTGCGTGACGACGACCGTGTGGCGGCGACGCTGGCCGGCTTGCATGTCGTTGCTGTTGCCATCGTGGTGGCCCATCGGTTTGTCTCGCTCATGGTTCAACGTTCATAA